AGATCTGGACGGGGTGGGGAAGAAATTAAGCCTCCTGGACAAAACAATCATCATTCGAGTAGTGCACATGAGTTTATTAAACGAAAGCAAGGACCACAGATTCTGAGCTCTACGAGAAGTGCGTACCTTGAAGTCGCGCATGAGACGACGACGAGCAGAGGTCGACATTGCGGCGGGGTACGGGATGGGAGTATGAATGGGAGCGGGCAAGGGTGACTGCCACACTAGGGCTAAATTGTGATACAGAAGATAAGGCAGTGTTCTGATCTTGAATCTCCGAGATACTAAACCGTACTCAAGTGTTGttttgaaagagaaagtcgGATGTGGTttgggaaaagaaggaagatgagtaACAATGGGGGGAGGCGTGCAGATCCACTACAGACCGCTTGCTGTTTGGAGTGTTCCTACGATAGACGGCAAACCGCCACGACTTCCATTCTAGCCCTTGAACCATCCAAAAGGCTCTCTGGCTTATTACTTCTCCCTCTTGCTGTGTCTAgtatcatcctcatctttcgATAGGCATTTTCTCATGCCCGATTTCCCAGAATACTTGTTCTACAAGGCATGTACGAATATGTGTTGGGGAATCTCCTGTCCCGTGATCCGGTCCACTGGTGATTGAGAAGCTCCTACTGACTAAACCAAATGAGTCCTAGCCCAAGTCAACTCGACATAGATTCTTCAACGCGGAATTCACCCGTGTATGTATCATCATGATTCTTCATGCTCCATCATCCCAACTAACGACACTTACCTTTTAACACTTAATATATTGAATCATTACGACGGCCTTTGTCTATCAGCCGAGATTTTCAGCTTAGCAAGCCAATCCCTGCCATGTCTTCTGTCAGAGGGCGAAATGCCAACACCTTTGGCGTATGCTGATCCCTCAACACAATGACTATTGTAGCTTAGATAATAGGGTAAATAGAAAAATTACCACAACTATGATTTCATTAAAAAATGCTTATTCTTATATTATATTGTTCCTTGCTGTTGTAAACTTAGTAGTTATTTATTTCTTAGTGAGTAATCACTTTGTACTTATCTATGTGCTGATGTAGTGTTcgaaatatatatccgtCTTCAGCTTGTCCATCATATAGCACTTTCGTATTCCCCAACTAATCAACACTAACCGTCAATAGAGAACTACACATTTCACTGCAATAGAGAGCCAATAAATTAaattgtatgtatatattaaAAACTGATATAATTCAGTGTTTAGATATCTATCCTCTTGGTAATTCAATACATTCGTCATCCGCAGGAATGACGGTGATACATGTCACGTAATGCTACTCAGTTCTCAACCTCCTTTGTTGTTAGGAACCAGTTGCGATAATTACATGAGCATAATTTATTTGCTTGAAGCTACATACCCTATCGTGAATTAGAAATATGTAGTCCTTCCGCAAGCAGGAGTGCTAGGGTATTCATACTCGTGCGTACGTCAAGTCGATACCCGGCATATCAAGACAATTCTACCACTGAACGCCTCCTGAACCAAACATGGACGAGACGGAGTCTTATACAAGGCGTGTAAAGCATTTGGGCTGGCTGTTGAACAAAGGATGGATGACTTAGCGACAGATAAAAAGCCACCTTCGAAGTCACTACTACTATTTATAGTGGATAGTAGCGGTGGAGCTGTGGACATTGAATCTGCATTGATACAATGTGTGGTTCTTATCGGAGACTTAATGGATCATGAATCCATCCTTGAAACTAAGCACTGATGCGGTCCGATGGTGGACGTCATGGGAGGGTTCCTTATCGGGCAACAAGCATACCAACCCTCAAGGGCACATGATCTCATATCATGTGATCACTCCCTGTTTCGAAACAGCCTCGGTCCAAGCGGATGAGCGGCGAAGTGGTTCCGCGCCCACGGGTGAAGCAGCAGTTACATCGGCTAGAGGCGGATTACTTTGCGGAGAAGCAGGTTGAAGGCACCTTGGAACTTGGACACCTATAAACCCTGAGGCAAGGTACTTATCATCTCTGTCTCCTCTTTTATCtcccttttccccttctaTTCTACTAGCATTGAAAAAATGGCGATCCAAGCTTCGGCTACGCGTCTCTTCAAGAGGGCGGCTATCCCCGCATCTCGCCAGTGGCAGCGACAGTTCAGCGCTGCAGCCCCAGCACTCAAGGAGATCCAGGATGCCTATATCCTCAGTGCTTCACGAACTCCGACTGCTAAGGTTCGACACTCTACTATTTCCCATGCTGTTTACAAGTGAACTCACTGTTTATAAAAGTTTAATGGATCGTTCGCCTCCGTCTCTGCCCCCGAGCTGGGCGCCGTTGCCATCAAGTCTGCTGTGACCAAGTCTGGACTCCCTGtcgagaagatcaccgaTGTATACATGGGAAATGTCCTCCAAGGATCGGTCGGCCAGGCACCAGCTCGCCAGGCTTCTATCTTCGCTGGTTTGTCGCCAACAGTGGAATCCATGACAGTAAACAAAGTGTGCGCCTCGGGCCTCAAGGCTGTAGCACTTGCTGCACAGAATATCCAGCTTGGCCTGGCAGACGCCCAAGTTGCTGGAGGAATGGAGAATATGTCTCGTGTCCCTTACTACCTCCCACGTTCCAGCCAGCTTCCACCGTTCGGAGAGATCAAACTGGAAGATGGTTTAATCAAGGATGGTCTGTGGGATGTCTATAACAAGTTTCATATGGGTATCTGTGCCGAAACCACAGCCAAGAAGTATGAGATCTCGAGGGAAGAACAGGATGAATATGCGATTCAGTCGTACCAGCGGGCTCAGAAGGCCTGGAACGAGAATAAGTTCGCCGATGAGATTGCCCCCGTCACTGTCAAGGGTAAGAAGGGTGAGACCGTTGTCGAACGTGACGAAGGCTATGAGAATCTGCGGGTTGATaagatgaagaccttgaAGCCCGCATTCTTAAGGGACGGCACAGGCACTGTCACTGCCGGTAATGCTTCCACCATGAATGATGGGGCATCAGCTCTGGTTCTGGCTAGCAAGGACTTGGCTCGCGAGTTTGGCCAGGGCAACCGGGCTCTTGCGCGTATCGTGTCCTCCGCGGATGCAGCTATTGACCCCGTGGACTTCCCTGTCGCCCCAGCTAAGGCGGTTCCCATTGCCCTCGAGCGAGCTGGTATCACCAAGGATCAGGTTGCCGTCTGGGAGTTTAATGAGGCATTTGCTGCCGTTATCAAAGCAAACGAGAAGGTTAGTACCCACCACGTGGAGGATGATCAATACTGAGTCTAACGTGCTTCTAGATTCTTGGATTGCAGAACGCCCGTGTCAACCCTCTGGGAGGAGCTATCTCTCTGGGACATGCACTCGGAAGCTCAGGCTCCCGTATCCTGGTCACTCTTCTCCACCAGCTGCAGCCTGGTGAATATGGTGTGGCCGCGATTTGCAATGGTGGTGGCGCCGCTAGTGCCATGGTTGTCCAGAAGTTGGACCGGGTTGATTAGAGTGATGCCATGGCTTTGGCCTGTGTACGGCATTTGacatttcttttgattttttttctgaTTTGAAAAGCGACAACCGCGATGAGTTTATACCCGCATACGTCTGGACAAAAATTGACCAGCCAAAACCTGCATATGTATATTTAGGTGAACCGAGATAGGATATTGGTGAACCGAAATTGATGAGTATTCCAAGTTGCTCTGCAACTACTTCTAGCAATGCCGCTTTTAGCCACGCCTTTGTAAATGCTGCAACACCACGTGATAGGTAAACACATGCCCCTTGCCAAGACACGCGAAATATCTACGCGCTTAACCTAAAGCGTCACATGAATGACCTGTAGTAGTACTCTTCAGTCTATATCTGAAGATTATATTCTAAAGTACACAACCAGTCACCCTTGAACCGTCTTGGTGTTATGATGCTAGGTCCATTAGAATTGCagcttttcccttcttgtttCAACTGCATATCATGGTCCGCAGACGGTGAAATTGCCGTAGCGGCAGGGGAATATGTCCAAATATTAGTCAGTGCATCAAATCCTACTTTGCTTGTCAATGAAGCAAAGCACCGTAAAGATCAATGACCATATCTTAGTAAACAGAGCTAATGAAAGACAGACGCCGAAGCACACAAcagagaaggaaggaggaaaCGGACCTGGTTCCCAAGCCGCAACCAAAAATTGGAACGTGACACGCATTCGCACGAATGTCTTCACAAACGGGGAGTGGCCCATCATATATCCACAGAAGCGAGAAAACTTTTCAATCGGGCCGGAGCAGTCCATCAGTACTGTTGTCGGTTTGGCCTGGTCCCCGCCAGGACTTGCCAAGTATAGACGCTGTGTCTTGGCAGTATTGACTTCTGGTCTTCTTCTATCATTCTATGATATTAGTCCTCAAGGAAAATGGACACGGGTTGCTATCGTCAACGACTGTTTAAACTCGTACTTCAAATCGCTtattgatgatgaagagctcAGGTTACGGAAGTCCAATATCCGTTCTTTTACGTGGTGTCCGCCTCTTAAAGTTCCGATTCCAGAACAGGATGCCACAAGCTACGCAGTGCCACCCCCTGAAAGCCGCTGGGGCATGTACTTACTCTCGGTTACCAATGACGACAATGATGTGATTCTTCTGCAGGCCCGGAGATCCACAGATCCGACTTCCGCAAGCCTATACTCTTTCGAAGTCCTGTCACTGACTTCACTTTATGAACATACAGAGAATCAAAATGTTCAACCGGGCTCGATATTCTCCTCTGCACTCAGGAACCGCGCTAGGGCATCTTTCATGTCGCCGGGCCCGTGGATATATCAGCCAACCAAGGAGAATAAGGGTGTTTGTTCTGCGATTGGGAATGTGGCTATCACATTGGGGGTAAAGCTCAAGATGGTCAGACATGTCGTAACCTTGATATTGGACAATGACCAGACAGATTCTGCAGTGAAGTACAAGGCTCGATGTGTTTCTGAAGAGAACACCTCGTACGGTGGGCTCTTGAACAATTACCACTTGACTGGTGCTCTGCATTGGATACACACAGTAAGTTTGCACTAAAAAATGGGACCGCTGTTACTCATAAGTATGCAGGAGGGATCGACTGAAATAGGTCTTGCCGTAGCTAGCTTTGCTGGAATGATTCCACTACGCTTTACTCGAGCAGCATATCAAGGGGAGAAGACAGCAAAGAAGGGTATCCAAGTTAAAGAGTTGCTGTTCTACGAGCCTACCGGAAGTGATATGGGAACCGACTCCCCGAGGCACTGGGAACAGACAAGTGGTGAGATTTTATTACTCTCGACGAATATTTGTCACTAACGGAGATTAGCCATGACTGTTGCTTTGGACAAAGTATCTCAGACACCAATCCTTCATCTCGGCACTGTAGGTGGATACACGGCGACCATGACACTTTCTGGTATCCAAAGCAGCGATGAACTCCCAGAAACGCCTTGGAAGAAACAACTCGATAATGCCCGCGAACAGTTTGACATAGCCCGTGACCTTGGCGGATATACCATCAGCAGAATCTGGGGCCTGGCGTCCCATGACAGTCTTGTTGTGGCAGCTTTTACACTACATCCAGGAGACACGGTTGAATATCGAACTTCTGCAGAGGAGCGAACAATGCTTGTCTTCTCTCACGCGAATGCAGAGCTTACGGAACATGATGACCTGGCTTTCCCCTATCCTTTACCAGATCGATCACCGGACACCCTGCGCAGAAAAAGGGAGGCTGCTCTGGGATATATTCTCTTCACTGAAGGTGGCGACTACAGCAGACTGGCGTTGAGTCGGAAAATGCTCTATGCAGCAGCATGTTGCGCGATTGTGGACTCTCAGAATGACAAGATATTGTCTCAGGCTCGAAAAGCTCTGGAGTGGCTAGCATCAGGTATAGACGTTGACCTGTCTAATGAGATAGGCAAATGCTCGGCGCCAGGCAGTACGATAGACGCAAAAACTGCAGAACAGCTGGAGGGTTCAGGCCAACAGATCTTTGAACAATGTACTATATGCGATGCAGGGCTCTCTTGGTACTCCGCCGTGGAAGCTCAGTGTGCGGCTGGCCATCTGTTTGGTACGTAACTGCTCAATTAAGATCGTGATCGGTGACGATACAAGCGCTAACTGTCAATGATAGTGCGGTGCGGTGTGACATTTCTTGCTATTCAAGAGCCGGGCCTTTCGAAATTCTGCTCGCGCTGTGGAACAGAATATCTCAGTGAGGATCTTGTGCATGATGAACTCAAACACACCTGTCGCATCCTGTCGGACGTATTCGACACCTGTATATACTGCAGCGGCAAATTTCAAGCCTAGCAGTAAGacttactttctttctttctctatacTTGTGTTTCTATTGTACAGACTACTGTTTATATCAGTCCTAGAAGCTTTCCGGCTACTGGATTCCATTCGTCATCCCAGCGACGAGTGCTTTCCTTCTGCGCTCCAACGCGGAGTCTGTCAAGCTTGCTTGTGTCTCCAAAGAGGTCCACAAGCTCCTCTACGAGTTCATTGGAGCTCCCAAATCCTCTTCCATTAACACCTTCGGTGACTAATTCCGGCCACGCCTCGAAGCGGTTCCAGCCAACCACTGGCAGGCCAGCGCCGAACATATCAACCACTTTCATAGGCAGATCGACACCACTACTGCTTGTGTGTAGACTGACGCCGAGTGACGCGGACGCCAGGAGTTTTGCATAGTCCGTGGTGGTCAGCCATGCTGTGCGTACTGTCACTTTTTGAAGCTTCCCCGCTTTTTCTAGGTCGGCGATCTGCTTGATATACATTTCCTTCTGTGGGCCTTTGCCCGTTATGATGGCAAGCACCTGGGGCAGTTCCGGCATGGTCGTGGCTGCTAACTGTGAGTAGCGGCAGAGGGCATCGATAAGCAAGGAAAAGTCCTCGTCCGCAGTCCATGACGTTGAACTGACTAGAACGCGAAGTGCCCCGGAATTGATCAGTGATTGTACGGAAGCAGCTACCGGCAAGGATAAGAGAAACTCTTGTCGAACGTTATCATCGAGTATGGGCCGGAAATGGTTGGCTGGCCGATCATGCAGTGGTAGAATAGGTGCCTCCAGTAGGaattctttcttcaggaCAGACGCCATGACGGTTGTCACGCACAAATGTGCCGTGGCGTATCTTCCGAATGTCTTCTCGTACCATTTCGACAGTTTGACCAATGGATGACCATTTCCAAGCTTGAGCGCTAGGATGGAGTAGCCGAAATTATGCCAATCGATAATAAGGCTCGTTTGACGAAGAAAGCAGGTTAAGGATGCGACTGCTAGAGTTGGAATGGATGGAGGATTCTATGTGATACGAGCCGTTTGGTGAGCAAGGGTTGCGTTGGAAGTCATGCGAAATCGGGGACCAACCTGAACAAGGAGCCACTTCACAGGTCGCGTGCGATAGGCTAGTGACCACCACAAACAAGCAACCTGGAAGAGGACCTTCAGCGGACCAAATACTAGGAAAAGAAGCTTGTTGCTTGTTTGAAGATAGGCTGGGTGCGGGGGAAGTGCGACAATCGAGATTCTGGGGTCGGAAGAGATATCGGGATGAACTTCTGACTCTATGGAAGAGTGTTAGAACACCAGCGAAGTAGGTGACGACGAAGTGGAATTCCTGCGTACCATGATAACCAATGATTTCCACTTGACCTCCGCCTTTGGCAATGCTCAGCGCATGGTACTGCATGCGCGGACTGCGACCGATGTCTCCCAAGACGAGAATTTGTACGGTTGTTTTGGGATCGGTAGAGGCATCTTGCGCTGTCGAGCGTTTCGGCGCATATTGTGAGGGTAGTAGAAGTATGAAAAGGGTGACTGCGGTGGAGATGTAGAAAGCGACGCTGACGACGGACTCAATCATGGCGAGCGATGGAAGGGTAGGGGGAATTAGATAGTTTAGATATCAATCATAATGCGCAAAGGAGGACAATTGACTATCTTGAGACCATGGAGGGTTTTCACTGTATGCCAGCGAGGTGTTTGAAAGATCCGCAAGAGCTCTAATCCTGTAAAGGTGGTGCAGGATGACGATCGGTTGTTAGACGGAGTAAACATGGCCCGGTCCTCTTCCCCCCACACTCTATCATATCAACCGCGCGGCTATGCTGCAAGGGCAAGGGATTATCAACCTGCAATGCAGTTGGTTACCAGATTAGGAGTCAGCAACACAGTTTCTTATTGGATAACGACTGGATTGAGATTCCCACTTCATCCTGGACATTTTAGTcgatttattatattttactACAattctatctcttctattttcatCATATGAATCGCATGTCGATAGTTCTGATCTGGAGGTGCGGAGATAACAAACCGAGGAGCACGATCACGTGGCCCGTTGTTATCGCTTGCAGATCGCATCTGGAGGTTCCCCATTGCCACTCCCATTGTTCACCAAGcttgcttctgcatcaagTCTACTTGTTATCCCTGGCGCTATGCCGCGTCCCTTGCCTCAATCGCCCGGTTGAATATCTTCTTTGAGCTGCTAAAGCTCCCAGAACGCCCCCATTCCTTGATTGCTCTTCTCAACCTCGGCCTCTCCGCCTCCTGTCTGCTTGATTGTCGCCGAACCGATTCTCTGCGACGTAGGTGTCGCACACCGAGACCATGTCAACGGGCGCTCCTGTGTCCAGTGTGGATACAATTTCTCCCACATTGTCGACACAGGGTCATTATAAGCCCACTCCTAGCCGTGGTCATTCACGCTCCAAACGCTGGTCGCAGGGGCCGATCTCCTATTCTGCGTCTGATGCAGCTTCCACTCAACAATCGTCTCAACCATTGACTGGACCGACAGACGTCAACGGGAATGCATCGAGCTCGTCGCATGGACATCAACATTCGCACTCACACTCTTCAAGTCATGGCGAACCGTGGGGAAAATTCGACCACGCCAATGGTCTTCACACACACATATCGAAACATAGCCATTCTGGTAGCGTAACGGGGCTGGTGCCAGATACGCCTATCGTATCGTCCAACCCCGAGTCATTGAGGACGTGAGTACGTCCATATCCTGGGTTGGTATCACTAGTTAACGGCCGTTTAGTCATGAAATGTTCGCCGGAGCCCTGATAGCTTCGCCATGGATTGCCATTTCGTGGTATTATACACACCATGCACAATGGACGGAGTCGCAACCGGCAATTGATAATGAAAGTTTCGCACCTTCAGGCACAGGGCATTTAGACCACATTCCATTGAGGACATGTATCTTGACGGCCATAACAATGATTATATTGGGAGGGGGGCAGTTACTTCGAGTAGCCCAACGGGATAGGCGTGACTCACTAGTCGCATTACCCAAACTCCATCCGACAACCGTTACTGCTTCCTTTGCGCAAATGAGCTCAATTGCACTACCCATCTATGCGGCGCTTAAGGTGGGGGGATTCCTTGTCGCATTTGTGCTTACTCTGGCAATGTCGTCCGGGGTACCGACAATTGCGCGTGGCTATGATTTTCAAGACAGCAAAGGACGGCTGAGTCAAAAGAAACTGACAATTGGTGTCATCGCGACTGTGGTCGTGTTGAGCTTCTATGGAATGAATACTGCTTGGGATTCAGAGCCCTTTTTGGGCTATGTATCATTGCTTGCCTCGGTTTTTGTCATTCGCCCGC
This window of the Aspergillus oryzae RIB40 DNA, chromosome 8 genome carries:
- a CDS encoding thiolase family protein (acetyl-CoA acetyltransferase), whose protein sequence is MAIQASATRLFKRAAIPASRQWQRQFSAAAPALKEIQDAYILSASRTPTAKFNGSFASVSAPELGAVAIKSAVTKSGLPVEKITDVYMGNVLQGSVGQAPARQASIFAGLSPTVESMTVNKVCASGLKAVALAAQNIQLGLADAQVAGGMENMSRVPYYLPRSSQLPPFGEIKLEDGLIKDGLWDVYNKFHMGICAETTAKKYEISREEQDEYAIQSYQRAQKAWNENKFADEIAPVTVKGKKGETVVERDEGYENLRVDKMKTLKPAFLRDGTGTVTAGNASTMNDGASALVLASKDLAREFGQGNRALARIVSSADAAIDPVDFPVAPAKAVPIALERAGITKDQVAVWEFNEAFAAVIKANEKILGLQNARVNPLGGAISLGHALGSSGSRILVTLLHQLQPGEYGVAAICNGGGAASAMVVQKLDRVD
- a CDS encoding uncharacterized protein (predicted protein), which codes for MKQSTVKINDHILVNRANERQTPKHTTEKEGGNGPGSQAATKNWNVTRIRTNVFTNGEWPIIYPQKRENFSIGPEQSISTVVGLAWSPPGLAKYRRCVLAVLTSGLLLSFYDISPQGKWTRVAIVNDCLNSYFKSLIDDEELRLRKSNIRSFTWCPPLKVPIPEQDATSYAVPPPESRWGMYLLSVTNDDNDVILLQARRSTDPTSASLYSFEVLSLTSLYEHTENQNVQPGSIFSSALRNRARASFMSPGPWIYQPTKENKGVCSAIGNVAITLGVKLKMVRHVVTLILDNDQTDSAVKYKARCVSEENTSYGGLLNNYHLTGALHWIHTVSLH
- a CDS encoding uncharacterized protein (predicted protein), producing the protein MTLSGIQSSDELPETPWKKQLDNAREQFDIARDLGGYTISRIWGLASHDSLVVAAFTLHPGDTVEYRTSAEERTMLVFSHANAELTEHDDLAFPYPLPDRSPDTLRRKREAALGYILFTEGGDYSRLALSRKMLYAAACCAIVDSQNDKILSQARKALEWLASGIDVDLSNEIGKCSAPGSTIDAKTAEQLEGSGQQIFEQCTICDAGLSWYSAVEAQCAAGHLFVRCGVTFLAIQEPGLSKFCSRCGTEYLSEDLVHDELKHTCRILSDVFDTCIYCSGKFQA
- a CDS encoding chitobiosyldiphosphodolichol beta-1,4 mannosyltransferase (beta-1,4-mannosyltransferase), encoding MIESVVSVAFYISTAVTLFILLLPSQYAPKRSTAQDASTDPKTTVQILVLGDIGRSPRMQYHALSIAKGGGQVEIIGYHESEVHPDISSDPRISIVALPPHPAYLQTSNKLLFLVFGPLKVLFQVACLWWSLAYRTRPVKWLLVQNPPSIPTLAVASLTCFLRQTSLIIDWHNFGYSILALKLGNGHPLVKLSKWYEKTFGRYATAHLCVTTVMASVLKKEFLLEAPILPLHDRPANHFRPILDDNVRQEFLLSLPVAASVQSLINSGALRVLVSSTSWTADEDFSLLIDALCRYSQLAATTMPELPQVLAIITGKGPQKEMYIKQIADLEKAGKLQKVTVRTAWLTTTDYAKLLASASLGVSLHTSSSGVDLPMKVVDMFGAGLPVVGWNRFEAWPELVTEGVNGRGFGSSNELVEELVDLFGDTSKLDRLRVGAQKESTRRWDDEWNPVAGKLLGLI